One genomic window of candidate division WOR-1 bacterium RIFOXYB2_FULL_36_35 includes the following:
- a CDS encoding polysaccharide pyruvyl transferase CsaB, with product MKLAISGYYGYGNAGDEAILAAIKQGFKNHQISVLDAHNRLNLKAISNSDVLISGGGGLLQDATSTRSLLYYTSLIWAAKVFFGKKVIVFAQSIGPIKKKVNIKLIKSTLNLADIITLRDKNSYDFVKSLKLKRPKIIMTADPTFIFDKEEANNIKKNTKITKQKNKTKKQKTSLTIAICPRRFKDMPSNFEQKFADICDNLVKKLKAKIIFIPFHQRDDIHSCVNIMHKMKQKSELKGDHDNFEGIMKIISQVDLVIGTRLHSLIFATNHLVPAIGITYDPKVSSFMEEANLPAIKPNNLDDLTKIVIETLQKKEKIKNNIKRIKKEFREKALKNFDILKGVNR from the coding sequence ATGAAACTAGCAATATCTGGTTATTATGGATATGGAAATGCAGGGGATGAAGCGATTTTGGCCGCAATAAAACAGGGCTTTAAGAATCATCAAATTTCTGTTCTTGATGCTCATAATCGTCTTAATTTAAAAGCTATTTCAAATTCAGATGTATTAATAAGCGGCGGTGGGGGGCTTCTTCAGGACGCAACCAGCACTCGCAGCCTTCTTTATTATACAAGTTTAATATGGGCAGCAAAAGTGTTTTTTGGGAAAAAAGTAATTGTTTTCGCGCAAAGCATAGGGCCTATTAAGAAAAAAGTAAATATTAAATTAATAAAATCAACTTTAAACTTGGCAGATATTATCACGTTGAGAGACAAAAACTCTTATGACTTTGTAAAATCCTTAAAACTGAAAAGACCTAAAATTATAATGACGGCTGATCCGACTTTTATTTTTGACAAAGAAGAAGCAAACAACATAAAAAAGAATACAAAAATTACAAAACAAAAGAATAAAACAAAAAAACAAAAAACTTCTCTAACCATAGCCATATGTCCAAGAAGATTTAAAGATATGCCCTCAAATTTTGAACAAAAATTTGCTGATATATGTGATAATTTAGTAAAAAAATTAAAAGCTAAAATAATTTTCATCCCGTTTCATCAGAGAGATGATATCCATTCATGTGTAAATATAATGCACAAAATGAAACAAAAGTCCGAACTAAAGGGAGATCATGATAATTTTGAAGGAATAATGAAAATAATTTCTCAGGTGGATCTTGTTATAGGCACACGATTACACTCTCTAATTTTTGCGACAAATCATCTTGTTCCTGCGATAGGGATAACCTATGATCCGAAAGTCTCTTCTTTTATGGAAGAAGCCAATCTTCCTGCCATAAAACCTAACAATCTTGATGATTTAACGAAAATTGTTATAGAAACGTTGCAAAAAAAAGAAAAAATCAAGAATAATATCAAAAGGATAAAAAAAGAGTTTCGTGAAAAAGCTTTAAAGAATTTTGATATTTTAAAAGGAGTTAATAGATGA